One Micromonospora sp. WMMD1120 genomic region harbors:
- the argS gene encoding arginine--tRNA ligase, translating to MTPAELASVVLAAAHTVFEQRGLDRAALPASTVVERPRNPEHGDYASTLALQLSKKVGVPPRELAAALSEELGRAAGVKSVEIAGPGFLNIRLDAAAAGQLARVIVEAGPEYGRSDRLAGEKINLEFVSANPTGPVHIGGVRWAAVGDALSRLLRATGADVGTEYYFNDAGSQIDRFARSLLAAAKGEPTPEDGYGGAYIAEIAAEVRARRPEVLTLDDAAAQEAFRVEGVALMFDEIRTSLRDFGVEFDTYFNEKDLHDRGELDLALNRLRQQGHLYESEGATWLRTTDFGDDKDRVLRKSNGEWTYFAADCAYYLDKRERGFERVVIMLGADHHGYLGRMRAMAACFGDDPDRNLEILIGQLVNLLRDGAPVRMSKRFGTVVSLEDFVEAIGVDAARYALARYSSDSPIDIDIELWTRATRDNPVYYVQYVAARTAGVARNAAEVGLVPGDADAFRPELLDHEKENELLKALAEFPAVVATAAELREPHRVARYLEESVAASYHRFYDNCRVLPLGDEKVTDLHRARLWLNNATRTVIANGLHLLGVSAPERM from the coding sequence GTGACTCCTGCAGAACTAGCCTCGGTCGTCCTCGCCGCCGCCCACACCGTCTTCGAGCAGCGTGGGCTCGATCGCGCCGCGCTGCCGGCGAGCACCGTGGTGGAGCGACCGCGCAACCCCGAGCACGGCGACTACGCGTCGACGCTGGCTCTGCAGTTGAGCAAGAAGGTGGGTGTGCCGCCCCGGGAGCTGGCCGCTGCCCTGAGCGAGGAGCTGGGTCGGGCGGCTGGCGTCAAGTCGGTGGAGATCGCCGGGCCGGGCTTCCTGAACATCCGGCTCGACGCGGCCGCCGCCGGTCAGCTCGCCCGGGTGATCGTCGAGGCCGGCCCGGAGTACGGCCGCAGCGACCGGCTCGCCGGCGAGAAGATCAACCTGGAGTTCGTCTCGGCCAACCCGACCGGGCCGGTGCACATCGGCGGGGTCCGCTGGGCGGCCGTCGGCGACGCGCTGAGCCGGCTGCTGCGGGCCACCGGCGCCGACGTGGGCACGGAATACTACTTCAACGACGCCGGTTCGCAGATCGACAGGTTCGCCCGGTCGCTGCTCGCCGCCGCCAAGGGCGAGCCGACGCCGGAGGACGGCTACGGCGGGGCGTACATCGCGGAGATCGCCGCCGAGGTGCGGGCCCGCCGGCCGGAGGTGCTGACCCTCGACGACGCCGCCGCCCAGGAGGCCTTCCGGGTCGAGGGCGTCGCGCTGATGTTCGACGAGATCCGCACCTCGCTGCGCGACTTCGGGGTGGAGTTCGACACCTACTTCAACGAGAAGGACCTGCACGACCGGGGCGAGCTGGATCTGGCGTTGAACCGGCTGCGCCAGCAGGGGCACCTCTACGAGTCCGAGGGCGCCACCTGGCTGCGCACCACCGACTTCGGCGACGACAAGGACCGGGTGCTGCGCAAGTCCAACGGTGAGTGGACGTACTTCGCCGCGGACTGCGCCTACTACCTGGACAAGCGGGAGCGCGGCTTCGAGCGTGTCGTGATCATGCTGGGCGCCGACCACCACGGCTACCTCGGCCGGATGAGGGCGATGGCCGCCTGCTTCGGCGACGACCCGGACCGCAACCTGGAGATCCTCATCGGGCAGCTGGTCAACCTGCTGCGCGACGGCGCCCCGGTGCGGATGAGCAAGCGGTTCGGCACCGTGGTGAGCCTGGAGGACTTCGTCGAGGCGATCGGCGTGGACGCCGCCCGGTACGCGCTGGCCCGCTACTCCAGCGACTCCCCGATCGACATCGACATCGAGCTGTGGACCCGGGCGACCCGCGACAACCCGGTCTACTACGTGCAGTACGTGGCCGCCCGGACGGCGGGCGTGGCCCGCAACGCCGCCGAGGTGGGGCTGGTCCCGGGTGACGCCGACGCCTTCCGGCCGGAGCTGCTCGACCACGAGAAGGAGAACGAGCTGCTCAAGGCGCTCGCCGAGTTCCCCGCGGTGGTGGCGACCGCCGCCGAGCTGCGGGAACCGCACCGGGTGGCCCGCTACCTGGAGGAGAGCGTCGCCGCCTCCTACCACCGGTTCTACGACAACTGCCGGGTGCTGCCGCTGGGCGACGAGAAGGTCACCGACCTGCACCGGGCCCGGCTCTGGCTGAACAACGCCACCCGCACGGTGATCGCCAACGGTCTGCACCTGCTCGGGGTCTCCGCGCCCGAGAGGATGTGA
- a CDS encoding homoserine dehydrogenase, protein MRLALLGCGTVGQEVVRLLHEQSADLTARIGAPLEIAGIAVRRLGRDRGDLPVGDELFTTDALGLIKRDDVDVVVEVVGGIEPARGWLVEALRAGKSVVTANKALLAEDGVALHEAAAEGGGDLYYEASVAGAIPLLRPLRESLHGDRINRVTGIVNGTTNFILSAMDATGAGFAEALEEATALGYAEADPTADVEGFDAAAKAAILASLAFHTRVGAADVHREGITEVTAADMASAQAMGCTIKLLCIAARGVDSTGRETVSVRVHPAMIPRSHPLASVGDAFNAVFVEADAAGQLMFYGRGAGGAPTASAVLGDVVAVSRNRLAGVRAASESSYAGLSVRPMGEALTRYHVSLDVADRPGVLASVAGVFARHDVSIATVRQGSAGGSPGRDGAELVIVTHVAPDAALAATVTELRGLEIVRSVTSVLRVEGDA, encoded by the coding sequence GTGCGCTTGGCGCTGCTCGGCTGCGGAACTGTCGGCCAGGAGGTGGTCCGGCTGCTGCACGAGCAGTCGGCCGACCTGACCGCGCGGATCGGCGCTCCCCTGGAGATCGCCGGCATCGCCGTCCGCCGGCTGGGTCGCGATCGCGGTGACCTGCCGGTCGGCGACGAGCTGTTCACCACCGACGCGCTCGGTCTGATCAAGCGGGACGACGTCGACGTCGTCGTCGAGGTGGTCGGCGGCATCGAGCCGGCCCGGGGTTGGCTGGTCGAGGCGCTGCGCGCCGGCAAGAGCGTGGTCACCGCCAACAAGGCGCTGCTCGCCGAGGACGGCGTGGCCCTGCACGAGGCGGCGGCCGAGGGCGGCGGCGACCTCTACTACGAGGCGTCGGTGGCCGGCGCCATCCCGCTGCTGCGCCCGCTGCGCGAGTCGCTGCACGGGGACCGGATCAACCGGGTCACCGGCATCGTCAACGGCACCACCAACTTCATCCTCTCCGCGATGGACGCCACCGGCGCCGGCTTCGCCGAGGCCCTGGAGGAGGCCACCGCGCTGGGGTACGCGGAGGCCGACCCGACCGCCGACGTGGAGGGCTTCGACGCGGCGGCGAAGGCGGCCATCCTCGCCTCGCTGGCGTTCCACACCCGGGTCGGCGCGGCCGACGTGCACCGCGAGGGCATCACCGAGGTGACCGCGGCGGACATGGCCAGCGCCCAGGCGATGGGCTGCACGATCAAACTGCTCTGCATCGCGGCCCGGGGCGTCGACTCCACCGGCCGGGAGACGGTGAGCGTCCGGGTGCACCCGGCGATGATCCCGCGCAGTCACCCGCTGGCCAGCGTCGGCGACGCGTTCAACGCGGTCTTCGTCGAGGCGGACGCCGCCGGGCAGTTGATGTTCTACGGTCGCGGGGCCGGGGGCGCGCCGACCGCCAGCGCCGTGCTCGGCGACGTGGTGGCGGTGTCCCGTAACCGGCTCGCCGGGGTGCGCGCGGCCAGCGAGAGTTCGTACGCCGGCCTGTCCGTCCGGCCGATGGGCGAGGCGTTGACCCGCTACCACGTCAGCCTCGACGTGGCGGACCGTCCGGGTGTGCTGGCCTCGGTGGCCGGGGTGTTCGCCCGGCACGACGTGTCGATCGCGACGGTGCGGCAGGGCTCGGCCGGCGGGTCGCCGGGCCGCGACGGCGCCGAGTTGGTCATCGTCACGCACGTGGCGCCGGACGCCGCGCTCGCCGCGACGGTCACCGAGCTGCGCGGTCTGGAGATCGTCCGGTCGGTGACGAGTGTGCTGCGGGTCGAGGGCGACGCCTGA
- the lysA gene encoding diaminopimelate decarboxylase: MRAHEAGALHADISSRGPAWLRTPDDVNALVPALWPRSVTRAADGALAVAGLGVRDIAAEFGTAVYVLDEADLRSRCRDFRAAFGTEDVYYAGKAFLCRAVVRMIAEEGLHLDVCTGGELATALSAGMPPERIGFHGNNKSVAELTRALDAGVGRIIVDSVTEIDRLTALARERGVRPRVLVRVTVGVEAHTHEFIATAHEDQKFGFSLAGGAAAAAAFKILDEGVLELRGLHSHIGSQIFDASGFEVSARRVLALQAQIRDARGVELPELDLGGGFGIAYTTQDTPATPQELATRLRRIVDAECAAENLAVPRLSIEPGRAIVGPAVFTLYEVGTVKDLDGLRTYVSVDGGMSDNIRTALYDASYSATVASRASTAQPVLARVVGKHCESGDIVVKDEFLPGDVQPGDLVAVPGTGAYCRSMASNYNHVPRPPVVAVRDGRARLIVRRETEEDLLALDVG, encoded by the coding sequence ATGCGCGCTCACGAGGCCGGTGCGCTGCACGCGGACATCAGCAGTCGGGGGCCGGCGTGGCTGCGTACCCCGGACGACGTCAACGCCCTCGTGCCGGCGCTGTGGCCGCGCAGCGTGACGCGCGCGGCCGACGGCGCGCTCGCCGTCGCGGGCCTGGGTGTCCGCGACATCGCGGCCGAGTTCGGCACAGCGGTGTACGTCCTCGACGAGGCCGACCTGCGGTCGCGCTGCCGCGACTTCCGGGCGGCCTTCGGGACCGAGGACGTCTACTACGCGGGTAAGGCGTTCCTGTGCCGGGCGGTGGTCCGGATGATCGCCGAGGAGGGCCTGCACCTGGACGTCTGCACCGGTGGTGAGCTGGCCACCGCGCTGTCGGCCGGGATGCCGCCGGAACGGATCGGCTTCCACGGCAACAACAAGTCGGTCGCCGAGCTGACCCGGGCGCTGGACGCCGGGGTGGGGCGGATCATCGTCGACTCGGTCACCGAGATCGACAGGCTCACCGCGCTGGCCCGGGAGCGCGGGGTGCGCCCCCGGGTGCTGGTCCGGGTCACCGTCGGGGTCGAGGCGCACACCCACGAGTTCATCGCCACCGCGCACGAGGACCAGAAGTTCGGGTTCTCGCTGGCCGGCGGGGCCGCTGCCGCCGCCGCGTTCAAGATCCTCGACGAGGGCGTGCTGGAGCTGCGCGGCCTGCACTCGCACATCGGCTCGCAGATCTTCGACGCCAGCGGCTTCGAGGTGTCGGCCCGTCGGGTGCTCGCCCTGCAGGCGCAGATCCGCGACGCGCGCGGGGTGGAGCTTCCCGAGCTGGACCTGGGCGGCGGCTTCGGCATCGCGTACACCACCCAGGACACCCCGGCCACCCCGCAGGAGCTGGCCACGCGGCTGCGCCGGATCGTCGACGCGGAGTGCGCGGCGGAGAACCTGGCCGTGCCGCGCCTGTCCATCGAGCCGGGGCGGGCCATCGTCGGCCCGGCGGTGTTCACCCTCTACGAGGTCGGCACGGTCAAGGACCTCGACGGCCTCCGCACGTACGTCAGCGTCGACGGTGGGATGAGCGACAACATCCGCACCGCCCTGTACGACGCGTCCTACTCGGCGACGGTGGCGTCCCGGGCCTCGACCGCGCAGCCGGTGCTCGCCCGCGTGGTGGGAAAGCACTGTGAGTCCGGGGACATCGTGGTGAAGGATGAATTCCTGCCCGGCGACGTGCAGCCCGGAGATCTTGTCGCGGTGCCCGGCACCGGTGCGTACTGCCGCAGCATGGCCAGCAACTACAACCATGTGCCGCGGCCACCGGTGGTGGCGGTGCGGGACGGCCGGGCACGCCTGATCGTCCGGCGGGAGACCGAAGAGGACCTGCTGGCTTTGGATGTGGGATGA
- the thrC gene encoding threonine synthase: protein MWRGLIEAYRDRLPVTAATPVVTLHEGNTPLLPAPVLSTRLGCDVYLKVEGANPTGSFKDRGMTVAVSKAVEAGNKAIICASTGNTSASAAAYAARAGMTCAVLVPQGKIALGKLAQALVHGAKLLQVSGNFDDCLSLAAKLAQDHPVALVNSVNPDRLHGQKTAAFEIVEALGDAPDIHCLPVGNAGNISAYWMGYAEEASAGATTRKPRMYGFQAAGAAPIVTGQVVPEPSTIATAIRIGNPASWTKALDARDASGGLITSVTDREILSAYRLLAREVGVFVELGSAASVAGLLQQAAAGAVPAGSTVVCTVTGHGLKDPEWAISTAPAPLTIANDPLAAARALDLA, encoded by the coding sequence ATGTGGCGTGGTCTGATCGAGGCGTACCGGGATCGGCTGCCGGTCACCGCTGCCACGCCGGTCGTCACGCTGCACGAGGGGAACACCCCGCTGTTGCCGGCGCCGGTGCTCTCCACCCGCCTGGGCTGTGACGTCTACCTGAAGGTGGAGGGGGCCAACCCGACCGGCTCCTTCAAGGACCGCGGCATGACCGTCGCGGTGTCCAAGGCGGTCGAGGCGGGCAACAAGGCCATCATCTGCGCCTCCACCGGCAACACCAGCGCGTCCGCCGCCGCGTACGCGGCGCGGGCCGGGATGACCTGCGCGGTGCTGGTGCCGCAGGGCAAGATCGCGTTGGGCAAGCTGGCCCAGGCGTTGGTGCACGGCGCGAAGCTGCTCCAGGTGAGCGGCAACTTCGACGACTGCCTGTCGCTCGCCGCGAAGCTGGCCCAGGACCACCCGGTCGCGCTGGTCAACTCGGTCAACCCCGACCGGCTGCACGGTCAGAAGACCGCCGCTTTCGAGATCGTCGAGGCGCTCGGCGACGCGCCCGACATCCACTGCCTGCCGGTCGGCAACGCCGGCAACATCTCCGCGTACTGGATGGGCTACGCGGAGGAGGCGTCGGCCGGGGCCACCACCCGCAAACCGCGGATGTACGGGTTCCAGGCCGCCGGCGCGGCGCCGATCGTGACCGGCCAGGTCGTGCCGGAGCCGTCGACGATCGCGACAGCTATCCGGATCGGCAACCCGGCGAGCTGGACCAAGGCGCTCGACGCCCGGGACGCCTCCGGCGGCCTGATCACGTCGGTGACCGACCGGGAGATCCTGTCGGCGTACCGGCTGCTCGCCCGCGAGGTGGGTGTCTTCGTCGAGTTGGGCAGCGCGGCCAGCGTGGCCGGCCTGCTCCAGCAGGCCGCGGCGGGCGCGGTGCCGGCGGGTTCGACTGTCGTCTGCACGGTGACCGGCCACGGGTTGAAGGACCCGGAGTGGGCGATCTCCACGGCCCCGGCGCCGCTGACCATCGCGAACGATCCGCTGGCCGCGGCGCGGGCGCTCGACCTGGCCTGA
- a CDS encoding winged helix-turn-helix domain-containing protein → MGVALRDARRSVTSWCRRHTIGGDGAVAAVRRGQRQGEPGMLSREQELELIDTLRGVHPEEFGLDEELWTRQSLTALIQRRFDLPLDTGAVGAYLRAWGLGPREPRERACGLCVGAVERWVRSEYPAITRAAQEHLAEVYWIGRVRLRGTMPAADVISAVSSRGRVRFMITTPTVDPPLPRDFVLRLSGEEERTVHLIVDGSWPRNEWPRRLPRRIVLHPLPSCGRAIVAA, encoded by the coding sequence GTGGGGGTTGCACTCAGAGACGCGCGGCGTTCGGTCACCAGCTGGTGCCGGCGCCACACCATCGGCGGTGACGGGGCGGTGGCAGCCGTCCGTCGCGGACAGCGGCAGGGCGAGCCGGGGATGCTCAGCCGCGAACAGGAACTCGAACTGATCGACACGCTGCGGGGCGTCCACCCCGAGGAGTTCGGTCTGGACGAGGAGTTGTGGACACGGCAGAGCCTGACCGCGCTCATCCAACGGCGGTTCGACCTGCCGCTGGACACCGGCGCCGTCGGGGCGTACCTGCGGGCCTGGGGGTTGGGTCCGCGGGAGCCTCGGGAGCGGGCCTGCGGGCTCTGCGTCGGCGCCGTCGAACGCTGGGTCCGCAGCGAGTACCCGGCGATCACCAGGGCCGCCCAGGAGCATCTCGCGGAGGTCTACTGGATCGGTCGGGTCCGGCTGCGCGGCACCATGCCGGCGGCGGACGTGATCTCGGCGGTCTCGTCCCGTGGCCGGGTGCGCTTCATGATCACCACGCCGACCGTGGACCCGCCGCTCCCACGCGACTTCGTGTTGCGGCTCAGCGGCGAGGAGGAACGCACCGTACACCTGATCGTGGACGGCTCCTGGCCGCGCAACGAGTGGCCGCGCCGGCTGCCGCGACGGATCGTCCTGCACCCGCTGCCCAGTTGCGGGCGGGCCATCGTCGCCGCCTGA
- a CDS encoding DUF305 domain-containing protein, giving the protein MTAPATTDSDHGDTPAVPDEGGRAPASRYGVLALAIMLVVGLLLGYAGGLLTPRLTRPGDASVEAGFARDMTTHHAQAVEMSLIAYRSATLPEVRQIAVDIATGQQGEIGAMQTWLREWGLSPTGSNPPMAWMSDGATVKDGLMPGMATPAQMTALRDAQGIEVDRQFLKLMYDHHLGGIHMIDAALDETDNAEVVRVAQTMKNTQQTELNNLRQLQAQAKG; this is encoded by the coding sequence ATGACCGCTCCGGCGACCACCGACAGCGACCACGGCGACACCCCGGCCGTCCCCGACGAGGGCGGCCGGGCCCCGGCGTCGCGCTACGGCGTGCTGGCGCTCGCCATCATGCTGGTGGTGGGGCTGCTCCTCGGGTATGCGGGGGGCCTGCTCACCCCCCGCCTCACCCGACCCGGTGACGCGTCGGTCGAGGCGGGCTTCGCCCGGGACATGACGACCCACCACGCGCAGGCGGTGGAGATGAGCCTGATCGCGTACCGGTCGGCCACCCTCCCCGAGGTGCGGCAGATCGCCGTGGACATCGCCACCGGGCAGCAGGGCGAGATCGGTGCGATGCAGACCTGGCTCCGCGAGTGGGGCCTGAGCCCCACCGGGTCCAACCCGCCGATGGCGTGGATGTCCGACGGGGCCACCGTCAAGGACGGGCTGATGCCGGGCATGGCCACACCCGCGCAGATGACCGCCCTGCGCGACGCGCAGGGCATCGAGGTCGACCGCCAGTTCCTCAAGCTGATGTACGACCACCACCTGGGCGGCATCCACATGATCGACGCAGCCCTCGACGAGACCGACAACGCCGAGGTGGTGCGGGTGGCCCAGACCATGAAGAACACTCAGCAGACTGAGCTGAACAACCTCCGGCAACTCCAGGCCCAGGCCAAGGGCTGA
- a CDS encoding DUF3105 domain-containing protein: MSISTPGGPERRPTVVSTGKKPAAGRPASGAKAGSGKPAGSGRPAGSPRGGGKGPRKPVTPVKVTQGRAWGPIALFVAVGVLFVAIVGYGAWATFQGSKPWDKRANAIDGIVNVRKSDPDSLKYESHKSGPLTWKYSPPVGGVHNAAWQNCMGDVYDAPIANEHAVHSLEHGAVWITYRPDLPADQVEKLAGKVRGVEKTFMSPYEGLDKPISLQAWGYQLKVDNADDSRIDEFIKDLRVNASVEGPTALCNTGITATGTTPRELPQQQQPPTQ; the protein is encoded by the coding sequence ATGAGCATCAGCACCCCGGGTGGCCCGGAGCGCCGCCCGACAGTGGTCAGCACCGGCAAGAAGCCGGCAGCGGGCCGGCCGGCGTCCGGCGCCAAGGCCGGTTCCGGCAAGCCGGCCGGTTCCGGCAGGCCGGCGGGCTCCCCCCGGGGCGGGGGCAAGGGCCCGCGCAAGCCGGTCACCCCGGTCAAGGTGACCCAGGGTCGGGCCTGGGGCCCGATCGCGCTCTTCGTCGCCGTGGGTGTGCTCTTCGTGGCGATCGTCGGGTACGGCGCCTGGGCGACCTTCCAGGGCTCCAAGCCGTGGGACAAGCGGGCCAACGCCATCGACGGCATCGTCAACGTCCGCAAGTCCGACCCGGACAGCCTGAAGTACGAGTCGCACAAGTCGGGCCCGCTGACCTGGAAGTACTCGCCGCCGGTGGGTGGGGTGCACAACGCCGCCTGGCAGAACTGCATGGGCGACGTCTACGACGCCCCGATCGCCAACGAGCACGCGGTGCACAGCCTGGAGCACGGCGCGGTCTGGATCACCTACCGCCCGGACCTGCCCGCGGACCAGGTCGAAAAGCTCGCCGGCAAGGTGCGCGGCGTCGAGAAGACCTTCATGAGCCCGTACGAGGGCCTGGACAAGCCGATCTCGCTCCAGGCGTGGGGCTACCAGCTCAAGGTCGACAACGCCGACGACTCGCGGATCGACGAGTTCATCAAGGACCTGCGGGTGAACGCCTCCGTCGAGGGCCCCACGGCGCTCTGCAACACCGGCATCACCGCCACCGGCACCACCCCGCGCGAGCTGCCGCAACAGCAGCAGCCGCCGACCCAGTAA